One window of Paludibacter propionicigenes WB4 genomic DNA carries:
- a CDS encoding UpxY family transcription antiterminator, with protein sequence MKEERAIQSEKLSWYAVYTAPRAEKKVSERFSDVGIEHYLALQKVKRRWSDRIKEVLIPVVNGYIFVHIQDKDFEKVTKIYGAIAFVREGGRPVAIPDCQIENLRLMVEGADEPIEFSVEDFARGESVTITKGPLTGMMGELVEVKGKHKVLIRLERFGSAITTVPVSFIEKVL encoded by the coding sequence TTGAAAGAAGAACGCGCCATACAATCAGAGAAGTTAAGTTGGTATGCAGTATATACTGCACCGCGGGCGGAGAAAAAAGTGAGCGAACGTTTTTCGGATGTGGGAATAGAGCACTATTTAGCGCTACAAAAGGTAAAACGCCGTTGGAGCGACAGAATTAAAGAGGTACTAATCCCAGTTGTAAACGGTTATATTTTTGTACATATTCAGGATAAAGATTTTGAAAAGGTAACAAAAATATATGGTGCAATAGCCTTTGTCAGAGAAGGAGGGCGACCGGTCGCAATACCCGATTGTCAGATAGAAAACCTACGATTGATGGTGGAAGGCGCTGATGAACCGATAGAATTTAGTGTGGAAGATTTTGCTCGTGGTGAGTCTGTAACTATCACCAAAGGACCTTTAACAGGGATGATGGGCGAGTTAGTTGAAGTAAAAGGAAAACATAAAGTATTAATCAGACTTGAACGTTTTGGTTCGGCAATTACTACAGTGCCGGTATCGTTTATCGAAAAAGTACTGTAG
- a CDS encoding DUF721 domain-containing protein, which produces MRKKNTELLSDVIRQVLREHHLDRPLNEKRLIESWPLVLGTNIMQYTSELVVKNRILYVTLTSSVLRHDLFMSREEIKKSLNDRVGVEVIVDIVFK; this is translated from the coding sequence ATGCGAAAAAAAAATACAGAATTATTGAGCGATGTGATTCGTCAGGTGCTCAGGGAACATCATCTTGATCGCCCGCTGAATGAGAAGCGTTTGATAGAATCATGGCCATTGGTGCTGGGCACTAATATCATGCAATATACTTCTGAGTTGGTGGTGAAAAACAGGATACTCTATGTAACTCTAACTTCATCTGTGCTTCGTCATGATTTGTTTATGTCGAGAGAAGAAATTAAAAAATCATTGAATGACAGGGTAGGGGTGGAAGTGATTGTAGATATTGTATTTAAATAA
- a CDS encoding bifunctional 3,4-dihydroxy-2-butanone-4-phosphate synthase/GTP cyclohydrolase II, with product MKSTLNTIEEALIDIRDGKFVIVVDDEDRENEGDFVCAAEKITPDMVNFMITYGRGVVCAPLTEDRCDELELEMQVDKNTSIHSTPFTVSVDMLEGCTTGVSAADRAATFKALADPLSKPETFGRPGHIFPLRAKNKGVLRRAGHTEAAVDLARLAGLQPAGALIEIMNEDGTMARLPDLFEISDKFDIKIITIKDLIAYRLKTESLVEMGEKVNMPTKYGQFKLIPFRQISNGMEHVALIKGEWEKDEPILVRVHSSCITGDIFGSMRCECGDQLHKAMQLIEREGKGVVVYMNQEGRGIGLMNKIRAYKLQEEGMDTVDANLHLGFNADERDYGVGAQILREIGVTKIRLMSNNPVKRIGLEAYGLSIVENVPIEIEPNKFNEFYMQTKKVRMGHDLKYVKGDEK from the coding sequence ATGAAATCAACATTAAATACAATTGAAGAAGCTCTTATCGACATTCGTGATGGAAAATTTGTGATAGTAGTAGATGACGAGGATCGTGAGAACGAAGGTGACTTTGTCTGCGCTGCTGAAAAAATTACGCCGGACATGGTTAACTTCATGATTACTTACGGTCGTGGAGTTGTTTGTGCACCGCTTACAGAAGATCGCTGCGACGAACTGGAACTTGAAATGCAGGTAGATAAAAATACTTCCATACACTCTACTCCCTTCACTGTTAGTGTGGATATGCTCGAAGGTTGTACCACCGGAGTTTCGGCTGCCGATCGTGCTGCTACTTTCAAAGCTTTGGCCGATCCACTTTCAAAACCTGAAACATTTGGCCGTCCCGGGCACATTTTCCCGCTAAGAGCCAAAAACAAAGGTGTTTTGCGCCGCGCTGGTCACACAGAAGCTGCAGTAGATCTAGCTCGTCTGGCCGGATTACAACCGGCAGGCGCCCTCATCGAGATTATGAATGAAGATGGCACCATGGCTAGACTACCGGATTTATTCGAAATTTCAGATAAATTCGATATAAAAATAATTACGATTAAAGATTTGATTGCCTATCGCCTTAAAACCGAATCGTTGGTAGAAATGGGCGAAAAAGTAAACATGCCGACCAAATATGGTCAGTTTAAATTGATTCCTTTCCGTCAGATATCAAACGGAATGGAGCACGTTGCACTCATTAAGGGTGAGTGGGAAAAAGATGAACCTATTTTAGTACGGGTTCATTCATCGTGTATCACCGGTGATATTTTTGGCTCTATGCGTTGTGAATGCGGGGATCAGCTCCACAAAGCTATGCAATTAATTGAAAGAGAAGGCAAAGGAGTAGTTGTTTATATGAATCAGGAAGGGCGAGGAATAGGACTGATGAACAAAATCAGGGCTTATAAATTGCAGGAAGAAGGAATGGACACTGTGGATGCGAATCTACATTTGGGCTTCAACGCTGATGAACGTGATTACGGAGTAGGTGCTCAAATCTTACGCGAAATAGGAGTTACCAAAATCCGCCTAATGTCTAACAACCCCGTTAAGCGCATAGGTTTGGAAGCTTACGGACTTTCAATTGTTGAAAACGTTCCTATCGAAATAGAACCAAACAAATTCAATGAATTCTACATGCAAACTAAAAAGGTTCGGATGGGACACGATTTGAAATATGTAAAAGGAGACGAAAAATAA
- a CDS encoding acetyl-CoA carboxylase biotin carboxyl carrier protein subunit: protein METEKKEYVDFAVTARKYKTLLTKKYQNRKPWINPSPYDIQSIIPGTILEVFVKEGDIVTEGAPLLILEAMKMQNRIEMPFTARVKKINVEVGIKIPKDSLMIELEAVDNE from the coding sequence ATGGAAACAGAAAAAAAGGAATATGTAGATTTTGCGGTAACTGCGCGTAAATACAAAACGCTTCTTACTAAAAAATATCAGAATAGAAAGCCATGGATTAATCCAAGTCCGTATGATATACAGTCTATCATTCCTGGAACTATTCTTGAAGTATTTGTAAAAGAAGGCGATATTGTAACTGAAGGAGCTCCTCTTTTAATTCTGGAGGCAATGAAGATGCAAAATCGTATTGAAATGCCTTTCACTGCGCGAGTAAAGAAAATCAATGTAGAAGTTGGAATTAAGATTCCGAAAGATTCATTGATGATTGAGCTGGAAGCAGTTGATAACGAATAA
- the cdd gene encoding cytidine deaminase — translation MTEKTIETKVSILSFNELNSAQKTLIDKAKEQVAKAYAPYSNFHVGAAVELENGEIFAGSNQENSAYPSGLCAERVAMFYANAQFPDVAVKTIAIAAFTNGKFLPEPITPCGSCRQVLLESEMRFDKNITVLLYGTNNIFQLENIRQLLPLCFEKSSLNG, via the coding sequence ATGACAGAAAAAACAATAGAAACCAAAGTATCAATCTTAAGTTTCAACGAATTGAACTCAGCACAAAAAACGCTCATAGACAAAGCCAAAGAGCAGGTTGCTAAAGCTTATGCTCCTTATTCCAATTTTCATGTAGGCGCTGCTGTGGAACTTGAAAATGGGGAAATATTCGCAGGGAGTAATCAGGAAAATTCAGCCTACCCTTCGGGACTATGCGCCGAACGTGTCGCTATGTTTTATGCCAATGCACAATTTCCCGATGTTGCTGTAAAAACGATAGCCATTGCGGCATTTACCAATGGCAAATTTTTGCCTGAACCTATTACGCCATGTGGTTCTTGTCGTCAGGTATTGCTTGAATCTGAAATGCGATTTGATAAAAATATTACGGTTCTTCTGTATGGAACCAACAATATTTTCCAACTTGAAAATATCAGGCAGTTGTTACCATTATGTTTCGAAAAGAGCAGTCTTAATGGATAA
- a CDS encoding acyl-CoA carboxylase subunit beta — MTLKKNILALRQKKAIVEKGGGDKAIEKQVAMGKMTARDRILALLDAGSFHEYDLFVEHEERNFGMDDKVLAGDGVITGTGTMNGNPICIYAQDFTVMGGSLGLKHARKITKIMDHALKMKVPCIGINDSGGARIQEGIGALAGYGEIFYRNTMASGVIPQISVILGPCAGGAVYSPALTDFVFVVENISKMFITGPNVIETVLGEKISQEDLGGARVHAEITGNAHFYALSEMECIEQIKELVSLIPHSNQQKAKSVEPKEPTFNKNIENIIPADPKQPYDVREVIYALTDDSKFLEVHELWAANIVIGFGRLNGETIGFVANQPLYLAGVLDCDASDKAARFIRYCDAFNIPIVTLEDMPGYLPGVDQEHAGVIRHGAKMLYAYSEATVPKITVILRKAYGGGYIAMNSRHLGADFMLAWPSAEIAVMGPEGAANIIFRKEIMEAEDEDAMRQQKVQEYIEKFANPYVAASKGYIDAVIEPLETRDMLLHALEVSKNKDDYRPAKKHGVPPF, encoded by the coding sequence ATGACTTTAAAGAAAAACATTCTGGCATTACGACAAAAAAAAGCAATTGTTGAAAAAGGTGGAGGTGACAAAGCCATTGAGAAACAAGTAGCTATGGGCAAGATGACTGCCCGTGATCGTATCCTTGCATTGTTGGATGCCGGTTCATTTCACGAATATGACCTTTTCGTTGAACACGAAGAGCGCAATTTCGGAATGGATGACAAAGTGCTGGCTGGTGATGGCGTAATTACCGGTACAGGAACAATGAACGGTAATCCTATTTGTATTTATGCACAAGACTTTACCGTAATGGGTGGTTCGCTTGGACTAAAACATGCGCGTAAAATTACTAAAATTATGGATCATGCGCTTAAAATGAAAGTGCCATGTATCGGAATAAATGACTCGGGAGGTGCTCGTATTCAGGAAGGTATCGGCGCTTTGGCCGGTTACGGTGAAATTTTTTATCGTAATACTATGGCTTCCGGTGTTATTCCTCAAATTTCAGTAATCTTAGGTCCATGTGCCGGTGGTGCTGTTTATTCTCCAGCTCTTACCGACTTTGTGTTTGTGGTAGAAAATATTTCTAAAATGTTTATTACCGGCCCGAATGTTATCGAAACTGTATTAGGTGAAAAAATTTCTCAGGAAGATTTGGGTGGTGCACGTGTACATGCCGAAATTACCGGAAATGCTCATTTTTATGCTTTGAGCGAAATGGAATGTATTGAGCAAATCAAAGAACTTGTTTCATTGATTCCACATAGCAACCAACAAAAAGCTAAAAGTGTAGAACCTAAAGAACCTACATTTAATAAGAATATTGAGAATATTATTCCTGCCGATCCAAAACAGCCATACGATGTACGTGAAGTGATTTATGCACTTACAGATGATTCTAAATTCCTTGAAGTTCACGAACTTTGGGCTGCCAATATCGTTATTGGTTTCGGTCGCTTGAATGGTGAAACTATTGGATTTGTGGCTAACCAACCACTTTATCTCGCTGGTGTACTCGACTGTGATGCTTCTGATAAAGCAGCCCGTTTTATCCGTTATTGCGATGCATTTAATATTCCTATCGTTACCTTGGAAGATATGCCGGGTTACTTGCCGGGTGTTGACCAAGAACATGCAGGTGTTATTCGTCACGGAGCTAAAATGTTATATGCATATTCAGAAGCTACTGTTCCTAAAATTACAGTTATTTTACGTAAAGCGTATGGTGGTGGTTATATTGCTATGAACTCGCGCCACCTTGGTGCTGACTTTATGTTGGCTTGGCCAAGTGCCGAGATTGCAGTAATGGGTCCTGAAGGAGCTGCTAACATTATTTTCCGCAAGGAAATTATGGAAGCTGAAGACGAAGATGCTATGCGTCAACAAAAAGTTCAGGAATATATCGAGAAATTTGCTAATCCTTATGTGGCTGCATCAAAAGGTTATATCGATGCTGTTATTGAGCCATTGGAAACACGCGATATGTTATTGCATGCATTAGAAGTTTCTAAAAATAAAGACGATTACCGTCCAGCTAAAAAACATGGAGTTCCTCCATTCTGA
- a CDS encoding nucleotide sugar dehydrogenase, which yields MKEFRIAVVGLGYVGLPLAIEFGKKYKVLGYDIDKNRVGELQQGVDHTLEADLDGLHEATALCSSNPNFGLSFSSNEIDLKEYNTFIVTVPTPINKFNMPDLKPLIMASEMLGRVISNDAIVIYESTTYPGCTEEDCIPVIEKVSGLKFNKDFYAGYSPERINPGDKVNTLTKIKKVTSGSTPLIADQVDNLYSSIITAGTHKAPSIKVAEASKIIENAQRDVNISFVNELALIFDKVGIDTNDVIDAAGTKWNFLKYRPGLVGGHCISVDPYYLASKAESLGYVPQVILSGRHVNNSIAPFIANKVLKLMIQKIHAIKGSNVLMLGVTFKENCPDIRNTKVVDIYRELCEFGLNVDIYDPWASVAEVKHEYGVDIIDKVDGKKKYDAVLLAVAHDEFKTIDFEKYYKAGSVVFDAKAVIDRRWVDGRL from the coding sequence ATGAAAGAATTTAGAATTGCTGTTGTCGGGCTGGGTTATGTGGGTTTACCACTTGCTATTGAGTTTGGCAAAAAGTATAAAGTACTTGGATACGATATAGATAAAAACAGGGTTGGTGAATTGCAACAAGGCGTTGATCACACTTTGGAAGCCGATCTGGATGGTTTGCATGAGGCTACAGCTCTTTGTAGCTCAAACCCTAATTTCGGCTTGTCATTTTCGAGCAATGAAATCGACCTGAAAGAGTACAATACTTTTATAGTAACTGTCCCCACACCAATCAATAAATTCAATATGCCTGATCTGAAGCCGCTTATAATGGCTTCGGAAATGCTTGGGCGTGTCATAAGCAATGATGCCATTGTAATTTATGAGTCAACCACATACCCCGGTTGTACTGAAGAAGACTGCATCCCTGTTATAGAAAAAGTCTCAGGGCTCAAATTCAATAAAGATTTTTATGCGGGTTATAGTCCGGAACGCATAAATCCCGGCGATAAAGTAAACACGCTTACCAAAATTAAAAAAGTTACCTCCGGCTCCACTCCACTTATTGCCGATCAGGTAGATAATTTATACTCCTCAATCATTACAGCCGGAACGCATAAAGCCCCCAGCATAAAAGTAGCAGAAGCATCGAAAATTATAGAAAATGCTCAGCGTGATGTGAATATCTCTTTCGTCAATGAATTAGCCCTTATTTTCGATAAAGTAGGCATTGATACCAACGATGTGATTGATGCTGCCGGAACTAAATGGAACTTTTTAAAGTACCGACCGGGGCTTGTCGGTGGACATTGTATCAGTGTGGATCCTTATTATTTGGCTAGTAAGGCGGAATCGTTGGGTTATGTGCCTCAGGTAATACTCTCAGGTCGGCACGTAAACAACAGTATTGCGCCTTTTATTGCCAATAAAGTGTTGAAATTGATGATACAGAAGATACATGCCATAAAAGGTTCTAATGTACTGATGCTAGGTGTGACTTTTAAAGAAAATTGTCCGGACATACGCAATACCAAGGTGGTTGATATTTATCGGGAATTGTGTGAATTTGGGTTGAATGTGGATATCTATGATCCGTGGGCATCAGTGGCGGAAGTAAAGCATGAATATGGTGTGGATATTATAGATAAGGTAGATGGTAAAAAGAAATATGATGCTGTTTTACTGGCTGTGGCGCATGATGAATTTAAAACAATAGATTTCGAGAAGTACTATAAGGCCGGTTCTGTCGTTTTTGATGCGAAAGCTGTAATCGACAGGCGATGGGTGGATGGAAGACTTTAG
- a CDS encoding NUDIX hydrolase, whose protein sequence is MASIEYFPEVDENGKIIRKVTRTECHAGSFFLHPVVHLHVFNSRGELYLQKRALNKDIQPGKWDTSVGGHVDYGEEIELALQREVREELGIENCYPVFLKRYKFVSNQEAELVHSYFTVYDGFITPDPEEISEGKFWTIEDIESHIGKSVFTPNFEQEWTTIIKENLTAISGKINKG, encoded by the coding sequence ATGGCATCGATTGAATATTTCCCTGAGGTAGATGAAAACGGCAAAATAATCCGAAAGGTAACACGCACCGAATGCCATGCAGGGTCGTTTTTTCTACATCCTGTTGTACACTTACATGTATTCAACTCTAGAGGCGAATTGTACCTGCAAAAGAGAGCTTTAAACAAAGACATTCAGCCCGGTAAATGGGATACATCTGTAGGCGGACATGTTGATTACGGCGAAGAAATCGAACTGGCTCTCCAACGGGAAGTACGGGAAGAGTTGGGTATTGAAAATTGTTATCCCGTATTTCTGAAACGATATAAATTCGTTTCGAATCAGGAAGCCGAATTAGTTCATAGCTATTTCACTGTTTACGACGGTTTCATTACACCTGATCCAGAAGAGATATCGGAAGGTAAATTCTGGACTATTGAAGATATTGAATCACATATTGGGAAAAGCGTTTTCACTCCGAACTTCGAACAAGAATGGACAACAATCATTAAAGAAAACCTGACAGCTATATCAGGCAAAATAAATAAGGGTTGA
- a CDS encoding START-like domain-containing protein — protein sequence MKKTILKIEYQLKTASINVLWNSISTPLGLAEWFADGVTVNDNEYTFCWEKNEQTAFLIHTKPNVSVRFQWEEDVDTDYYFEFKIVALQVTGEMALIITDFAEKGEKDDLTLLWNNQIETLRRKTGI from the coding sequence ATGAAGAAAACCATATTAAAAATCGAATATCAACTCAAAACTGCGTCAATTAATGTATTATGGAACTCAATCAGCACACCGCTGGGATTAGCCGAATGGTTTGCCGATGGAGTTACTGTCAATGATAATGAATATACATTTTGTTGGGAGAAAAATGAACAAACAGCTTTTTTAATTCACACAAAACCCAATGTCAGTGTTCGGTTTCAATGGGAAGAAGATGTAGATACTGATTATTATTTTGAGTTTAAGATAGTAGCATTGCAAGTGACCGGAGAAATGGCACTCATCATTACTGACTTTGCTGAAAAAGGAGAAAAAGATGACCTGACTCTTCTTTGGAACAATCAAATAGAAACGCTGAGACGGAAAACCGGTATTTAA
- a CDS encoding LptF/LptG family permease encodes MFRIKKIDSYIFKRFITQFLMTFLICIFILLMQFLWKHVSELIGKGVGWSVLAEFFIYAIFSVVPMALPLAILLASLMTFGNLGENFELTAMKAAGISLFRIIRPLIIFISFVCVGAFFFSNYVLPVAQTKLYTLVISLKQKSPELDIPTGEFYSGIPNVQIYVKDKKDHILKNVMIYNFSGGFENAEVTVADSGKVQFTEDKKYIMLSLFDGESFSNLNNQKLSSSTTSIPYRREIFKTKDLLIDFNSDFTRYDESILKNEHVSKNFQQLTHSIDSVSKDVNVSAALQGKTLVDQHFFGRDVIFGSSLNDSLKKVRKIYNTDSLFLSLPQEAMVRVSNSAVEKAKLMSETVEYNKTMIGSQVTYITKHEIERHRKFTLSFACLIFFFIGAPLGAIIRKGGLGMPVVISVIMFIIYYIIDNTGYKMVKEGLWLSYQGMWLSSFVLLPIGIFLTYKAVVDASILDTEQYIKAWALIKSKFNSIRNRKIKLIDSK; translated from the coding sequence ATGTTTCGGATAAAAAAAATTGACTCTTACATATTTAAACGTTTTATTACGCAGTTCTTGATGACTTTTCTCATCTGCATTTTCATCCTGTTAATGCAGTTTTTATGGAAACATGTTTCTGAATTGATTGGAAAAGGAGTTGGTTGGTCAGTTTTAGCAGAGTTTTTTATTTATGCAATTTTCTCCGTTGTACCAATGGCTCTGCCCCTTGCAATACTATTGGCATCATTAATGACTTTCGGTAATCTTGGAGAAAACTTTGAACTAACCGCCATGAAAGCTGCCGGTATTTCTCTTTTTAGAATTATCCGACCGCTTATTATTTTCATCTCATTTGTTTGTGTTGGTGCATTTTTCTTCTCTAATTACGTTTTGCCTGTTGCACAAACTAAGTTATATACTTTAGTCATTTCGCTAAAACAAAAGTCTCCTGAGCTTGATATCCCAACCGGTGAATTCTACTCCGGAATACCTAATGTACAAATCTATGTAAAGGACAAAAAAGATCATATTCTCAAGAACGTGATGATATACAATTTTTCGGGAGGATTTGAAAACGCTGAAGTAACCGTTGCCGACTCAGGAAAAGTTCAGTTCACCGAAGATAAAAAGTATATCATGCTTTCGCTTTTCGATGGCGAAAGTTTTTCAAACTTGAATAATCAAAAATTGAGTAGTTCTACGACGAGTATTCCTTATCGCAGAGAAATCTTTAAAACAAAAGATCTTTTAATAGATTTCAATTCTGATTTTACCCGTTACGATGAATCTATCCTTAAAAATGAGCATGTTAGCAAAAATTTCCAGCAGCTTACTCATTCTATAGATTCAGTAAGCAAAGATGTTAACGTATCTGCTGCACTTCAGGGAAAAACTCTTGTTGATCAACATTTTTTTGGAAGAGATGTTATATTTGGTAGTTCGTTAAACGACAGTCTGAAGAAAGTTCGCAAGATTTACAATACAGATTCGCTTTTCCTCTCATTACCTCAGGAAGCCATGGTAAGAGTTTCTAACTCGGCAGTGGAAAAAGCAAAACTCATGAGTGAAACTGTTGAATACAACAAAACAATGATAGGCTCGCAAGTTACTTATATCACTAAACATGAGATTGAAAGACATCGTAAATTTACATTATCTTTTGCCTGCCTGATTTTTTTCTTCATCGGAGCCCCGTTAGGCGCTATTATTCGTAAAGGAGGATTGGGTATGCCGGTAGTGATATCTGTAATTATGTTTATCATATATTATATTATCGACAACACCGGATACAAAATGGTTAAAGAGGGTTTGTGGCTATCGTATCAAGGTATGTGGTTAAGTTCATTTGTTTTGTTGCCTATCGGGATTTTCCTTACATACAAAGCAGTTGTAGATGCAAGCATTTTAGATACAGAACAATATATAAAAGCATGGGCTCTGATTAAATCAAAGTTCAACTCTATAAGAAACAGAAAAATAAAACTAATTGATTCAAAATGA
- a CDS encoding glucosaminidase domain-containing protein, with product MKLSIKPQILVIFLSVSLFAVSQSKSRAYLDYIDQYHQLAERQQREHGIPASIILAQGLLESGAGQSTFAKESNNHFGIKCSDWTGDKYYHDDETKNECFRKYNQVLESYEDHSLFLKKRSRYAFLFSLNPTDYEGWAQGLKKAGYATDPAYAYKLISIIENYELHQYDLVGSSSAGFAESRRADDKSDNTVQTRGASMGVINAVTIHTVVKVNKVKFVTSVGGDTYATIANEFNMTENRLRGFNEVNSTVVLKPGMRVFIEMKRNKAPKENNNHTVTAGESMYSISQDYGMKVVSLYKLNNMSFTDGVRLGQVLVLR from the coding sequence ATGAAGCTTAGTATTAAACCCCAAATTTTAGTTATATTTCTGTCTGTTAGTTTATTCGCTGTGTCTCAGTCTAAAAGCCGGGCTTATTTAGATTATATTGACCAATATCACCAATTGGCTGAAAGACAACAACGAGAACATGGAATTCCGGCAAGCATCATCCTTGCTCAGGGTTTGCTTGAATCGGGGGCAGGGCAAAGTACTTTCGCCAAAGAATCGAACAACCATTTTGGCATCAAATGTAGTGACTGGACCGGAGATAAATACTATCATGATGATGAAACGAAGAATGAATGTTTCCGCAAATACAATCAAGTGCTCGAGTCTTATGAAGATCATTCCTTGTTTCTTAAAAAAAGAAGTCGTTACGCATTTTTGTTTAGTCTAAACCCAACGGATTATGAAGGTTGGGCCCAGGGTTTGAAAAAAGCCGGCTATGCAACCGACCCAGCCTATGCCTATAAACTCATTTCTATTATTGAAAATTATGAATTACACCAATACGATTTAGTTGGAAGTTCTTCTGCTGGATTTGCTGAAAGTAGAAGAGCGGATGATAAATCAGATAATACTGTGCAGACTCGCGGAGCTTCGATGGGTGTAATCAATGCGGTTACAATCCATACGGTAGTGAAAGTAAACAAGGTAAAATTTGTAACTTCTGTTGGAGGCGACACTTATGCAACAATTGCTAATGAATTTAATATGACTGAGAATCGCTTGCGTGGTTTTAATGAGGTGAATTCTACTGTCGTTCTAAAACCTGGAATGCGGGTTTTCATTGAGATGAAACGTAATAAAGCCCCAAAAGAAAACAATAACCATACTGTCACTGCCGGAGAATCGATGTACAGCATTTCACAAGATTATGGAATGAAGGTTGTTAGTCTTTATAAACTGAATAATATGTCGTTCACTGATGGTGTACGTTTAGGACAGGTGCTGGTTTTGCGATAA
- a CDS encoding SDR family NAD(P)-dependent oxidoreductase: protein MKTALITGATSGFGHAIALRLAGLGYNLIVTGRRAERLEELTKQLQSDYSVKVISLCFDVRDNSACTEAINSLPPAFQKIDVLINNAGLAAGASPFQESDLADYEKMIDTNVKGLLYMTKLVVPGMIEQQSGLIINLSSIAGIEVYPNGSVYCASKHAVNAITKGLRLDLVKHGIKVSSVSPGMAETEFSIIRYHGDEEKAKAVYAGLIPLSAEDIADTIEFIVTRPAHVSINDIQINPAQQANTYIAHRNAN from the coding sequence ATGAAAACAGCACTTATTACCGGAGCCACATCGGGTTTCGGTCATGCAATTGCGTTGCGCTTGGCGGGATTGGGTTATAATCTTATCGTTACCGGACGTAGAGCTGAGCGATTAGAAGAACTTACTAAACAATTACAATCCGATTACTCAGTCAAGGTAATTTCGCTTTGCTTTGATGTACGTGACAATTCGGCATGCACTGAAGCAATCAATTCATTGCCACCCGCATTTCAGAAAATCGACGTACTGATTAATAATGCCGGTCTTGCTGCGGGTGCTTCTCCATTTCAGGAAAGCGATTTGGCAGATTACGAAAAAATGATTGACACTAATGTTAAGGGATTACTCTATATGACTAAGCTTGTTGTTCCGGGAATGATTGAACAACAATCCGGGCTTATTATCAACCTGTCTTCGATTGCAGGAATTGAGGTCTATCCTAATGGCAGCGTTTATTGTGCCTCAAAACATGCAGTAAATGCCATTACTAAGGGGCTTCGACTTGATCTGGTAAAACACGGAATAAAAGTTAGTTCGGTTTCACCCGGAATGGCTGAAACTGAATTCTCTATTATACGGTATCATGGCGATGAAGAAAAGGCCAAAGCTGTTTATGCCGGACTGATTCCACTAAGTGCCGAAGATATTGCCGATACGATAGAATTTATTGTTACCAGACCTGCTCATGTTAGCATCAATGATATTCAAATAAATCCTGCTCAACAGGCAAATACATATATTGCACACAGAAATGCAAATTAA